The following proteins are encoded in a genomic region of Acidobacteriota bacterium:
- a CDS encoding DNA adenine methylase, whose amino-acid sequence MAIRGPDVTQPKPKPFLRWAGGKTWLARQLTPLLPKDGFKNYHEPFLGGGSVYLTLNPQGTSFLSDLNQELIDTYVSVRDILPNVICQVPVPVRNRFPATPTLEKTLGICSNTKGSLRSGGGI is encoded by the coding sequence ATGGCGATTCGCGGACCCGATGTCACACAACCTAAGCCGAAACCTTTCCTCCGCTGGGCAGGTGGCAAGACATGGTTGGCAAGACAACTTACTCCGCTGCTTCCCAAGGACGGATTCAAGAACTACCACGAGCCGTTTCTCGGCGGAGGCTCCGTCTACCTCACCCTCAATCCACAGGGCACATCGTTCCTATCAGATCTCAACCAAGAACTGATCGATACCTACGTGAGTGTGAGAGACATACTGCCAAACGTGATTTGTCAAGTTCCGGTACCCGTGCGTAACCGCTTTCCCGCCACCCCAACACTCGAGAAAACCCTCGGTATCTGTAGTAATACCAAGGGTTCTCTTCGTAGCGGGGGCGGGATTTGA
- a CDS encoding transposase: MGHPRAGVHYPRSVGEFQAWFRTDADCLDYLEWLRWPAGFVCLDCGHGGGWRLGDGRFMCAVCGNHDPNSAERITSNVRLLSRL, encoded by the coding sequence GTGGGTCACCCTCGCGCTGGCGTGCATTACCCGAGGTCGGTAGGCGAGTTTCAGGCCTGGTTCCGGACGGATGCGGACTGCTTGGACTACCTGGAGTGGTTGCGCTGGCCCGCCGGCTTCGTCTGCCTCGACTGTGGCCACGGCGGGGGGTGGCGGCTGGGGGATGGACGGTTTATGTGTGCCGTCTGCGGTAACCACGATCCGAACTCGGCAGAGCGCATAACCAGCAATGTTCGACTGCTCAGCCGCCTATAA
- a CDS encoding TetR/AcrR family transcriptional regulator C-terminal domain-containing protein: MKRSRLNSDRIVEGALLLADDVGMGAFTIRRLASALRVGPMTIYYYFPNKEAIIDAMVDAVYAQIALPPTDKEWTHAIRLRCVSTREVLKRHPWAPPYMASRTSPGPATLQHHDAVLDCLRRGGLSLQMTAHAYAILDSFLYGFALEEASLPASGGEEVQEVAEEMTGALDAKRYPRLFEFATEHVMQPGYSFGASFEFGLDLIIDGLKTASQRPV; encoded by the coding sequence ATGAAACGTTCGAGACTCAACAGTGACCGCATTGTGGAGGGCGCACTCCTCCTCGCGGACGACGTCGGTATGGGTGCGTTCACGATCCGACGGCTCGCGTCCGCGCTGAGAGTCGGGCCGATGACGATCTACTACTACTTCCCCAACAAGGAGGCGATTATCGACGCCATGGTCGATGCGGTGTACGCGCAGATCGCTCTTCCACCAACCGACAAGGAGTGGACGCACGCGATCCGTCTCCGCTGCGTCTCGACCCGGGAGGTCCTGAAGCGGCACCCTTGGGCGCCACCGTACATGGCGTCCCGAACGTCGCCCGGCCCTGCCACGCTGCAGCACCACGACGCCGTCCTCGACTGCCTGCGTCGCGGTGGCCTGTCGCTCCAGATGACCGCACACGCCTACGCCATTCTCGACAGCTTCCTCTACGGCTTCGCACTTGAGGAGGCTTCGCTCCCCGCAAGCGGGGGTGAAGAAGTCCAGGAGGTGGCGGAGGAGATGACCGGTGCACTGGATGCCAAAAGATATCCGCGCCTCTTCGAGTTCGCCACTGAGCATGTGATGCAACCCGGCTACAGCTTCGGCGCGTCGTTCGAGTTCGGTCTCGACCTGATCATCGATGGCCTCAAGACCGCATCCCAGCGACCGGTGTGA
- a CDS encoding alpha/beta fold hydrolase — MAPIILIHGAWMGSWCWDKVHPHLSAGGHRPLAIDLPGRPNNEMAAEDVSLDAFTGDVLQVLDGFAEPAILVGHSLGGVTLSEVAERAPGQGQALAYVTAFMLHDGESAREVLRDDDSIVTASRKISNDGLDHAR; from the coding sequence ATGGCGCCCATCATTCTGATCCACGGTGCCTGGATGGGAAGTTGGTGCTGGGATAAGGTCCACCCGCATTTGAGCGCTGGGGGTCACCGACCTCTGGCAATCGATCTGCCCGGAAGGCCAAACAATGAGATGGCTGCCGAGGATGTCAGTCTCGATGCGTTCACCGGCGATGTGTTACAGGTACTCGACGGTTTCGCGGAACCAGCGATACTCGTTGGTCACTCCCTCGGCGGTGTGACGCTAAGCGAGGTTGCCGAGCGCGCGCCTGGACAGGGACAAGCGTTGGCATACGTGACGGCGTTCATGTTACACGACGGAGAGTCAGCGCGCGAAGTCCTCCGAGACGATGACAGTATTGTGACAGCCTCTCGGAAGATTTCGAACGACGGCCTTGACCACGCTCGTTGA
- a CDS encoding DUF4386 family protein, whose product MRTTTPSTAEIPAETSAPLTAEIISEIGYETDSARGTGVTSGDALRFGRVFGALVLAAFILYGVGSSLADQPIGLVLVGINSVAVALIGGIGFRLLRSSQRRVGGTYLVSRLAEAILLFVGVAFATSVASPEFDQTAYLLAMIALGVGSVPFVLALRRGRWLPGWFAVWGAVGYAALAAGALLELASGRSVAIAFAVPGGLFELALGTFLISRGFGDADVQ is encoded by the coding sequence ATGCGGACGACAACACCCTCAACGGCAGAGATCCCCGCCGAGACCTCTGCGCCACTCACGGCGGAGATCATTAGCGAAATAGGCTACGAAACCGATTCAGCGCGCGGTACGGGTGTGACATCGGGCGACGCCCTCCGATTCGGCCGCGTGTTCGGCGCACTCGTGTTGGCGGCGTTCATCCTCTACGGGGTGGGAAGCAGCCTCGCGGACCAACCGATCGGTCTCGTCCTGGTTGGAATCAACTCCGTAGCGGTTGCGCTCATCGGCGGAATCGGTTTCCGGTTGCTCCGCTCAAGCCAGCGCAGAGTCGGCGGGACCTACCTCGTTTCCCGGTTGGCTGAGGCCATCCTCCTGTTCGTCGGCGTGGCCTTCGCTACATCGGTCGCATCTCCGGAGTTCGACCAAACCGCGTACCTGCTCGCGATGATCGCACTGGGAGTGGGGAGTGTCCCCTTCGTCCTTGCACTCAGGCGCGGGCGATGGCTGCCTGGATGGTTCGCTGTGTGGGGTGCCGTCGGCTATGCAGCGCTTGCAGCGGGCGCCTTGCTCGAGCTGGCGTCGGGCCGTTCGGTTGCAATTGCATTCGCCGTCCCAGGCGGACTCTTCGAGCTAGCCCTCGGCACGTTCCTTATTTCGAGAGGCTTCGGCGATGCGGATGTCCAGTAG